A stretch of Amycolatopsis balhimycina FH 1894 DNA encodes these proteins:
- a CDS encoding alkaline phosphatase family protein, giving the protein MQVARRRRRAGKDRRVRHRFRFATAGSATLVLVATGTGVGVASTQQFGHDQVGQVTGQGQVVAADQYIDPIGDRLVVPGGKIMASSASPDGSHLAALTADGGIALTVVDLKNWKVQQLVGNSATANLRIPGNDVGQEGPSYSPDGKSLWLAQTDGYTRFTVNPDGTVAAPVAVKIPADGPKHALVAQAVFSPDGSTVYSAVNGQNRVVALDAATGAIKQSWAVGNAPRDLVRLGNKLYVSNEGGRPARPGEPTLNSYNTQVPASRFTGATTSGTVSVIDLAHPAAAPGSIDVGLHPTAVYAKNGTLFVTNTASNSVSVIDTARDKVVQTIATQPWPEASVGYEPDGVTLTDDGHLLVTLGRANAVAVYRYWWAQAPVSYVGLLPTDYFPTAITTAGKDVVVSNTRGIDARRPTTAAGHGTHDTTSSVQKFRLPDDFAIRGYTAKVFRQNGWTPGSVQVANDYGHRTPVPVPARLGDPSTIKHVFLLVKENRTYDQVFGDDPRGNGDPSVTQFGENVTPNQHALEKQFGLYDNTYDIGTNSAEGHNWLMQADNPEYTESSAGEYLRSYDTEDDALGHQSTGFLWTGAQAAGKSVRDFGEFQQFLTKPDGASWQNLYCDAKNMAATGEPSAYPLVSSSPIPSLNDVSVPAFPKFDTSVPDTYRYQIWKDDFEKHGPANLNMFWLSSDHTGGPPNAAAQVADNDLAVGRIVDEISHSRYWKDSAIFVVEDDSQAGLDHVDGHRAPVQIISPYAQHGVVDSHYYSQITMVRTIEQILGVHPMNQKDSAATPMSAAFTPKPDYTPFTAVPNRTSLTAGLATQPSCGADTPAPPNPAAAPVPSSAVPADKQHVAAQWQEWTTHQRLTGPDAVADYANPAQMNHFTWYQTHGWQLPYPGEPQVYAPDQVPGAYLPSAESDG; this is encoded by the coding sequence ATGCAGGTAGCACGCCGCAGACGGCGGGCCGGGAAGGACCGCCGCGTCCGGCACCGGTTCCGCTTCGCGACCGCCGGTTCCGCCACGCTCGTGCTGGTCGCCACCGGCACCGGGGTCGGGGTCGCGTCGACGCAGCAGTTCGGGCACGACCAGGTCGGCCAGGTCACCGGCCAGGGCCAGGTCGTCGCCGCCGACCAGTACATCGACCCCATCGGCGACCGGCTCGTCGTGCCGGGCGGCAAGATCATGGCGTCCTCGGCCAGCCCGGACGGCAGCCACCTCGCCGCGCTGACCGCCGACGGCGGGATAGCGCTCACCGTCGTCGACCTGAAGAACTGGAAGGTGCAGCAGCTCGTCGGCAACTCCGCGACGGCGAACCTGCGCATCCCCGGCAACGACGTGGGCCAGGAAGGCCCCTCGTACTCGCCGGACGGCAAGTCGCTGTGGCTCGCGCAAACCGACGGGTACACGCGGTTCACGGTGAACCCCGACGGGACGGTCGCGGCCCCGGTGGCCGTCAAGATCCCGGCGGACGGGCCGAAGCACGCGCTGGTGGCGCAGGCGGTGTTTTCGCCCGACGGGTCCACTGTGTACTCCGCCGTCAACGGCCAGAACCGCGTCGTCGCCCTCGACGCGGCGACCGGCGCGATCAAGCAGAGCTGGGCCGTCGGCAACGCGCCGCGTGACCTGGTCCGCCTCGGGAACAAGCTCTACGTCAGCAACGAAGGCGGCCGCCCGGCGCGTCCCGGCGAGCCGACGCTGAACTCCTACAACACCCAGGTGCCGGCCAGCCGGTTCACCGGCGCGACGACCAGCGGCACGGTCAGCGTCATCGACCTCGCGCACCCGGCCGCCGCGCCGGGGAGCATCGACGTCGGCCTGCACCCGACCGCGGTGTACGCGAAGAACGGCACGCTGTTCGTCACCAACACCGCGAGCAACTCGGTCTCGGTCATCGACACCGCGCGCGACAAGGTCGTCCAGACCATCGCGACGCAGCCGTGGCCGGAGGCGTCGGTCGGGTACGAGCCGGACGGCGTGACGCTGACCGACGACGGCCACCTGCTGGTGACGCTCGGCCGCGCCAACGCGGTCGCCGTCTACCGCTACTGGTGGGCGCAGGCGCCGGTGAGCTACGTCGGCCTGCTGCCCACGGACTACTTCCCGACGGCGATCACCACGGCCGGCAAGGACGTCGTGGTCTCCAACACCCGCGGGATCGACGCCCGCCGCCCGACGACGGCGGCCGGGCACGGCACCCACGACACGACGTCGAGCGTGCAGAAGTTCCGGCTGCCGGACGACTTCGCGATCCGCGGGTACACGGCGAAGGTCTTCCGGCAGAACGGCTGGACCCCGGGCTCGGTCCAGGTGGCGAACGACTACGGCCACCGGACCCCGGTGCCGGTCCCGGCGCGGCTCGGCGACCCGTCGACGATCAAGCACGTCTTCCTGCTGGTCAAGGAGAACCGGACCTACGACCAGGTCTTCGGCGACGATCCGCGGGGCAACGGCGACCCGTCGGTGACGCAGTTCGGCGAGAACGTCACGCCGAACCAGCACGCGCTGGAGAAGCAGTTCGGGTTGTACGACAACACCTACGACATCGGCACGAACTCCGCCGAAGGCCACAACTGGCTGATGCAGGCCGACAACCCGGAGTACACCGAGTCTTCGGCGGGCGAGTACCTGCGCAGTTACGACACCGAGGACGACGCGCTCGGCCACCAGAGCACCGGGTTCCTCTGGACCGGCGCGCAGGCGGCCGGGAAGTCGGTGCGGGACTTCGGCGAGTTCCAGCAGTTCCTGACCAAGCCGGACGGCGCGAGCTGGCAGAACCTCTACTGCGACGCCAAGAACATGGCCGCGACCGGCGAACCGAGCGCGTACCCGCTGGTGTCGTCGTCGCCGATCCCGTCGCTGAACGACGTTTCGGTGCCGGCCTTCCCGAAGTTCGACACGTCGGTTCCGGACACCTACCGGTACCAGATCTGGAAGGACGACTTCGAGAAGCACGGGCCGGCGAACCTGAACATGTTCTGGCTGTCCAGCGACCACACCGGCGGCCCGCCGAACGCGGCCGCCCAGGTCGCCGACAACGACCTCGCGGTCGGCCGGATCGTCGACGAGATCTCGCACAGCCGGTACTGGAAGGACTCCGCGATCTTCGTCGTCGAGGACGACTCCCAGGCGGGTCTGGACCACGTCGACGGGCACCGGGCGCCGGTGCAGATCATCAGCCCGTACGCCCAGCACGGCGTCGTCGACAGCCACTACTACTCGCAGATCACGATGGTCCGCACGATCGAGCAGATCCTTGGCGTTCACCCGATGAACCAGAAGGACAGCGCGGCGACGCCGATGAGCGCGGCGTTCACGCCGAAGCCGGACTACACGCCGTTCACGGCGGTCCCCAACCGGACCTCCCTGACGGCGGGCCTGGCGACCCAGCCGTCCTGTGGCGCGGACACCCCCGCGCCGCCGAACCCGGCCGCCGCGCCGGTCCCGTCGTCGGCGGTGCCCGCGGACAAGCAGCACGTGGCGGCGCAGTGGCAGGAGTGGACGACGCACCAGCGTCTCACCGGCCCGGACGCCGTCGCCGACTACGCCAACCCCGCGCAGATGAACCACTTCACGTGGTACCAGACGCACGGCTGGCAGCTGCCCTACCCGGGTGAGCCGCAGGTGTACGCCCCGGACCAGGTGCCGGGTGCCTACCTCCCGTCGGCAGAGTCCGACGGCTGA
- a CDS encoding Dyp-type peroxidase, protein MVTPPPLSRRAVLLGAGAAGLLSACSAPAAASDPGVVDVFGAQQAGIARPAPPQRHVDLSVWDVPPGIRLSALLATLGRRAAALCAGGQLADLPPARLTVTAGLGPRIVAAAGPDLPGAQDLPVFPGDDVEDRHRGGDLLLQVCADEPLVAALAVTELTAGIGMTPRWRKTGFRGPSASDGSARNVLGFADGIVLPKTDVELAADVWLDGPPAVRGGTIAVVRSMRLDTAAFHALPVTRQEQVIGRRKATAEPLSGPELDLGAKTPDGEYLIPADAHIRRAHPLTVGAGVMLRRSYNSEEGLLFISFQKELRTFVATQHRMSEGDALLRYATPTASATFLILPGFSADVPLGQALLHASS, encoded by the coding sequence GTGGTCACTCCTCCCCCCTTGTCCCGCCGGGCGGTGCTGCTCGGCGCCGGTGCCGCCGGCCTGCTGTCCGCCTGTTCCGCCCCGGCCGCCGCCTCCGATCCGGGAGTGGTGGACGTCTTCGGCGCGCAGCAGGCCGGGATCGCCCGGCCCGCGCCGCCCCAGCGGCACGTCGACCTGTCCGTCTGGGACGTTCCCCCCGGGATCCGCCTCAGTGCTCTGCTGGCCACGCTCGGGCGGCGGGCGGCGGCGTTGTGCGCGGGCGGGCAACTCGCGGACCTCCCGCCCGCCCGGCTGACCGTCACGGCCGGGCTCGGCCCGCGGATCGTCGCGGCCGCCGGCCCGGACCTGCCCGGCGCGCAGGACCTCCCGGTGTTCCCCGGCGACGACGTCGAGGACCGGCACCGCGGCGGCGATCTCCTGCTCCAGGTGTGCGCGGACGAGCCGCTCGTCGCCGCGCTCGCGGTGACCGAGCTGACGGCCGGCATCGGGATGACCCCGCGGTGGCGGAAAACCGGTTTTCGCGGACCGTCCGCATCGGACGGTTCCGCGCGCAACGTGCTCGGCTTCGCCGACGGCATCGTGCTGCCCAAGACCGACGTCGAACTGGCCGCCGACGTGTGGCTCGACGGCCCGCCCGCGGTCCGCGGCGGCACGATCGCGGTCGTGCGGTCGATGCGGCTGGACACCGCGGCCTTCCACGCGCTGCCGGTGACGCGGCAGGAGCAGGTCATCGGGCGCCGCAAGGCGACCGCGGAACCGTTGTCCGGCCCCGAACTCGACCTGGGGGCCAAAACCCCGGACGGCGAGTACCTCATCCCGGCCGACGCGCACATCCGGCGTGCCCACCCGCTCACCGTCGGCGCCGGAGTCATGCTGCGGCGGTCGTACAACTCCGAAGAGGGTTTGCTGTTCATCTCGTTCCAGAAGGAACTGCGCACCTTCGTGGCCACCCAGCACCGGATGAGCGAAGGCGACGCACTCCTGCGCTACGCGACGCCGACCGCGTCGGCCACTTTCCTGATCCTGCCCGGCTTCAGCGCCGACGTCCCGCTCGGCCAGGCTCTGCTCCACGCAAGTTCGTGA
- a CDS encoding ABC transporter permease yields the protein MTTAVARPVPLGRTYRFELVKLFATWRIRLLILACWLAPAIFVAAVSEQSSLPVDTLFGRWMNATGWAGPLVMLGFAGTYALPLLTSVVAGDVFAAEDRLGTWRHLLVAVRSASRLFTAKALASLTVLLVLVAGMAVSSTAGGLLTAGNRALVGFDGHLLTPGDAAGRVLLAWVCVLAPTLALAALGLLGSVLGGRSPMGLLLPAVVALAMALAQLLPLPVAVRLALPSYAFIAWNGLFTDPGQLGPLLVGVGVGLAWAVAATTLAYLLFVRRDFTNSAHDGSGRRTLAALPLVALFAVTAGIIAAATPSLGSGIDQDKVQRSVATAFAHLYRLQTAQLGRPDVTEARLAATAACTKGDGLIAAEGPGNDWRCVVSWHLPGVDATGTAIYQLDVTSDGRYVADGDGPKEVNGYFQVRTPAGDQPNPLWQFDANVELLSSTKG from the coding sequence ATGACCACCGCCGTCGCCCGGCCCGTTCCCCTCGGGCGCACCTACCGGTTCGAGCTGGTCAAGCTCTTCGCCACCTGGCGCATCCGCCTGCTCATCCTCGCCTGCTGGCTGGCTCCCGCGATCTTCGTCGCGGCCGTCAGCGAACAGAGCTCGCTGCCCGTCGACACCCTCTTCGGTCGCTGGATGAACGCGACCGGCTGGGCCGGGCCGCTGGTGATGCTCGGCTTCGCGGGCACCTACGCCCTGCCGCTGCTCACCTCCGTCGTCGCCGGGGACGTGTTCGCCGCCGAAGACCGGCTGGGCACCTGGCGGCACCTGCTGGTGGCTGTCCGGTCCGCGAGCCGGCTCTTCACCGCGAAGGCCCTGGCCAGCCTCACCGTCCTGCTCGTGCTCGTCGCCGGGATGGCCGTCTCCAGCACCGCCGGCGGCCTCCTCACCGCCGGGAACCGGGCCCTGGTCGGCTTCGACGGCCACCTGCTCACTCCCGGCGACGCCGCCGGGCGGGTCCTGCTCGCCTGGGTCTGCGTGCTCGCCCCGACCCTGGCCCTGGCCGCACTCGGGCTGCTCGGGTCCGTCCTCGGGGGACGCTCGCCGATGGGGCTGCTGCTGCCCGCCGTCGTCGCGCTGGCGATGGCGCTCGCCCAGCTGCTGCCGCTGCCGGTCGCCGTCCGCCTCGCTCTGCCCAGTTACGCCTTCATCGCGTGGAACGGCCTGTTCACCGATCCCGGCCAGCTCGGCCCGCTGCTCGTCGGCGTGGGCGTCGGCCTGGCGTGGGCCGTGGCCGCGACGACGCTCGCGTACCTGCTGTTCGTCCGGCGGGACTTCACCAACTCGGCCCACGACGGCTCGGGGCGCCGGACGCTCGCCGCGCTGCCCTTGGTCGCGCTCTTCGCCGTGACGGCCGGGATCATCGCCGCCGCGACGCCGTCCCTGGGGTCCGGGATCGACCAGGACAAGGTGCAGCGGTCGGTCGCGACGGCGTTCGCCCACCTCTACCGCCTCCAGACCGCGCAGCTCGGCCGCCCCGACGTCACCGAGGCGCGGCTGGCGGCCACGGCCGCGTGCACCAAGGGCGACGGCCTGATCGCGGCCGAAGGGCCGGGGAACGACTGGCGGTGCGTCGTCTCCTGGCACCTTCCCGGCGTCGACGCCACCGGGACCGCCATCTACCAGCTCGACGTCACCTCGGACGGGCGGTACGTCGCCGACGGCGACGGGCCGAAGGAAGTGAACGGCTACTTCCAGGTACGGACCCCGGCGGGGGACCAGCCCAACCCGCTCTGGCAGTTCGACGCCAACGTCGAGCTGCTCTCCTCCACGAAGGGATGA
- a CDS encoding SdrD B-like domain-containing protein, whose protein sequence is MKRLTAFGAVLLLASTVFPLAVPARPAAADASDGTLTVRVVRDLNGNGSYEPALETGVAGIPVKATDPAGGTTAGTTGGDGTVKLATAGLAGGKYRVEASVPASMPYLKPAPAGGGLSSLTAFVDVSGGKKADLTMGVWNPADYCQDNPALVTACQRNGIAPGIDPKARSLVSFPFTARGTATAPTALATQGDTGTVYGIAYRKQDKRVFSSAFAKRATAYGPGGTGGIYVTDTAAKSTKLFTKVPGAGSTAHAMQTNFDGPFADVVGKESLGAMRISEDGTTLFVVNLVDRKLYLYDATGATAAAPKASYAIPNPDCSAAGDWRPGGLGVHDGAVFVGGVCSGESTQKTADMRVVVRTFDPAAGTFGPVLVDHKLDYKRGDTLWWGSNTDHWNPWQATYQPPAPQGGHLLAHAEPLLTDIRAEAGGDLVLGFRDRFADQGGHDMPPSAGSPDKYDTVSGGDLNRVCKQAGGYVWEGTSGCPNNNSAAANGGGEPTDVVEYYPGEYFSSASIGKPHNETAQGGIAVVYPAARMPATVMDPTDINTGGIGWFDRAQGTMMADNYPNSYLINDSKTEGWAKANGLADLEALCDNAPVQLGNRVWFDTNANGVQDPAEPAVAGAKVVLLPCDGKGAALATKTTGANGEYYFGAADGLKAGTCYTVKFDYSGIDTGALPGAPPLSSIKWTVQKAGGNATIDSDPDPATGVVKVTMGPAGSVDHTVDAGLTAAANRLGDFVWADVNRNGLQDPGEPGVPNVPVVLKDGSGKQLATTKTGQDGKYLFDNLPDGSYQVCFDRSKLTADYADWLWTKPNAGEDGKDSDADPPTGCIQVTTLGPGKHEDPTLDAGIRPPDRLGDFVWADKNGNGLQDPGEPGVPNVPVVLKDGAGKEIAKTKTGQDGKYLFDKLPDGAYQVCFDRAKLPPDYEDWQWTKRDAGEDGKDSDADTATGCTPVTTLGVDHPEDLTLDAGLVEPRNRVGDFVWLDTNGNGLQDAGEPGVPDVPVVLKDGSGKQLATTKTDGGGKYLFDNLSDGSYQVCFDIAHLPAPVAGYQLTKRDAGDDGKDSDADPATGCTPVVKLGPDARENLTLDAGLVTPPNRLGDFVWGDLNGNGLQDAGEPGVPDVPVVLKDGSGKQLATTKTDGGGKYLFDNLPDGSYQVCFDGTKLPADYADWQWTKPDAGDDGKDSDADPGTGCTPVVKLGPGARENPTLDAGLVEPRNRLGDFVWKDVNGNGLQDAGEPGVPDVPVVLKDGSGKQLATTKTDGGGKYLFDNLSDGSYQVCFDIAHLPAPVADYKLTKAGAGDDGKDSDADPATGCTPVVKLGLGARENLTLDAGLVSPPNRLGDFVWADLNRNGLQDAGEPGVPDVPVVLKDGNGKQLAGTSTGPDGKYSFDNLPDGSYQVCFDRSKLTGKYAGRQWTKPDAGDDTKDSDAGLATGCTPVVTLGVGKRENLTLDAGLAEPTNRIGDFVWLDRNGNGLQDPGEPGVPDVPVVLKDGTGKQLASTKTDSGGKYLFDNLPDGGYKVCFDTGGRKLTQPDVGTDDTRDSDAQPSDGCTPVLSVGPAKREDLGADAGLLAAPAPAPVTPPKKGPLASTGFPGFWLLGLGGLAVAAGIAALLAARRARRS, encoded by the coding sequence TTGAAGAGACTGACTGCTTTCGGGGCGGTGCTCCTGCTCGCTTCGACGGTGTTCCCGTTGGCGGTGCCGGCCCGGCCGGCTGCCGCGGACGCCTCCGACGGCACTCTGACCGTCCGGGTCGTCCGTGACCTCAACGGCAACGGCAGCTACGAGCCCGCGCTGGAGACCGGGGTGGCCGGGATCCCGGTCAAGGCCACCGACCCCGCGGGCGGCACGACCGCCGGGACCACCGGCGGAGACGGCACCGTCAAGCTGGCCACCGCCGGGCTGGCCGGCGGGAAGTACCGCGTCGAGGCGAGCGTCCCCGCGTCGATGCCGTACCTGAAGCCGGCCCCGGCGGGCGGGGGGCTGAGCAGCCTCACCGCGTTCGTCGACGTCTCCGGGGGCAAGAAGGCCGACCTGACGATGGGGGTGTGGAACCCCGCCGACTACTGCCAGGACAACCCGGCACTCGTCACCGCCTGCCAGCGCAACGGCATCGCGCCCGGGATCGACCCCAAGGCCCGCTCGCTGGTGAGCTTCCCGTTCACCGCGCGGGGGACCGCGACCGCCCCCACCGCGCTGGCCACCCAGGGTGACACCGGGACGGTCTACGGCATCGCGTACCGCAAGCAGGACAAGCGCGTCTTCTCCAGCGCGTTCGCCAAGCGGGCCACCGCCTACGGCCCCGGCGGGACCGGCGGCATCTACGTGACGGACACCGCGGCCAAGAGCACCAAGCTGTTCACCAAGGTGCCCGGCGCCGGCAGCACCGCGCACGCCATGCAGACGAACTTCGACGGGCCGTTCGCCGACGTGGTGGGCAAGGAGAGCCTCGGCGCGATGCGCATCAGCGAGGACGGCACGACGCTGTTCGTGGTGAACCTGGTCGACCGCAAGCTCTACCTCTACGACGCTACCGGCGCGACCGCGGCCGCGCCGAAGGCGAGCTACGCGATCCCGAACCCGGACTGCTCCGCGGCCGGTGACTGGCGGCCGGGCGGTCTCGGTGTGCACGACGGCGCCGTCTTCGTCGGTGGGGTGTGCTCCGGCGAATCGACGCAGAAGACCGCCGACATGCGCGTGGTGGTCCGGACCTTCGACCCGGCCGCGGGCACGTTCGGCCCGGTGCTCGTCGACCACAAGCTGGACTACAAGCGCGGCGACACACTGTGGTGGGGCAGCAACACCGACCACTGGAACCCGTGGCAGGCAACCTACCAGCCGCCCGCGCCGCAGGGCGGCCACCTGCTGGCCCACGCGGAACCGCTGCTCACCGACATCCGCGCCGAGGCGGGCGGCGACCTCGTGCTCGGGTTCCGGGACCGGTTCGCCGACCAGGGCGGCCACGACATGCCGCCGTCCGCCGGGTCGCCCGACAAGTACGACACCGTCAGCGGCGGCGACCTCAACCGCGTCTGCAAGCAGGCCGGCGGCTATGTCTGGGAAGGCACTTCGGGCTGTCCCAACAACAACAGCGCGGCGGCCAACGGCGGCGGCGAGCCGACCGACGTCGTCGAGTACTACCCCGGTGAGTACTTCAGCAGCGCCTCGATCGGCAAGCCGCACAACGAAACCGCGCAGGGCGGTATCGCCGTGGTCTACCCGGCCGCGCGGATGCCCGCGACGGTGATGGACCCGACGGACATCAACACCGGCGGCATTGGCTGGTTCGACCGGGCCCAGGGCACGATGATGGCCGACAACTACCCGAACAGCTACCTGATCAACGATTCGAAGACCGAAGGGTGGGCCAAGGCCAACGGCCTGGCCGACCTGGAGGCGCTGTGCGACAACGCGCCGGTCCAGCTGGGCAACCGGGTGTGGTTCGACACCAACGCGAACGGCGTCCAGGACCCGGCCGAGCCCGCGGTGGCCGGGGCGAAGGTGGTGCTGCTGCCCTGCGACGGCAAGGGCGCGGCACTGGCGACCAAGACGACCGGCGCCAACGGCGAGTACTACTTCGGCGCGGCGGACGGGCTCAAGGCCGGCACCTGTTACACGGTCAAGTTCGACTACTCGGGCATCGACACCGGTGCCCTGCCGGGCGCGCCACCGTTGTCGAGTATCAAGTGGACGGTCCAGAAGGCAGGCGGCAACGCGACGATCGACTCCGATCCCGACCCGGCCACGGGCGTCGTCAAGGTGACGATGGGCCCGGCGGGCTCGGTGGACCACACGGTCGACGCCGGCCTGACCGCCGCGGCGAACCGGCTCGGGGACTTCGTGTGGGCCGACGTGAACCGCAACGGCCTGCAGGACCCGGGTGAGCCGGGCGTGCCGAACGTGCCCGTCGTGCTCAAGGACGGCTCGGGCAAGCAGCTCGCCACCACGAAGACGGGCCAGGACGGGAAGTACCTGTTCGACAACCTGCCGGACGGGTCCTACCAGGTGTGCTTCGACCGTTCGAAGCTGACGGCGGACTACGCGGATTGGCTGTGGACCAAGCCGAACGCGGGCGAGGACGGCAAGGACTCCGACGCCGACCCGCCCACCGGGTGCATCCAGGTGACGACGCTCGGCCCGGGCAAGCACGAGGACCCCACCCTCGACGCCGGGATCCGGCCGCCGGACCGGCTCGGGGACTTCGTGTGGGCCGACAAGAACGGCAACGGCCTGCAGGACCCGGGTGAGCCGGGCGTGCCGAACGTGCCGGTCGTGCTGAAGGACGGCGCCGGCAAGGAGATCGCCAAGACGAAGACGGGCCAGGACGGGAAGTACCTGTTCGACAAGCTGCCCGACGGCGCGTACCAGGTGTGCTTCGACCGCGCCAAGCTGCCTCCGGACTACGAGGACTGGCAGTGGACGAAGCGGGACGCCGGGGAGGACGGGAAGGATTCCGACGCGGACACCGCGACCGGGTGCACGCCGGTCACGACGCTCGGGGTCGACCACCCGGAGGACCTGACCCTGGACGCGGGCCTGGTCGAGCCGCGCAACCGGGTCGGCGACTTCGTCTGGCTCGACACCAACGGCAACGGGCTGCAGGACGCCGGTGAGCCGGGTGTGCCGGACGTGCCGGTGGTGCTGAAGGACGGCTCGGGCAAGCAGCTGGCCACAACGAAGACGGACGGTGGCGGGAAGTACCTGTTCGACAACCTGTCCGACGGGTCGTACCAGGTGTGCTTCGACATCGCGCACCTGCCGGCACCGGTGGCCGGCTACCAGCTGACCAAGCGGGACGCCGGCGACGACGGGAAGGATTCCGACGCCGACCCGGCGACCGGGTGCACCCCGGTCGTGAAGCTCGGTCCGGATGCCCGCGAAAACCTGACCCTCGACGCGGGCCTGGTCACGCCGCCGAACCGGCTCGGTGACTTCGTGTGGGGCGATCTGAACGGGAACGGGCTGCAGGACGCCGGTGAGCCGGGGGTGCCGGACGTGCCGGTGGTGCTGAAGGACGGCTCGGGCAAGCAGCTGGCCACGACGAAGACCGACGGTGGCGGGAAGTACCTGTTCGACAACCTGCCGGACGGGTCGTACCAGGTGTGCTTCGACGGGACCAAGCTGCCGGCGGACTACGCCGACTGGCAGTGGACCAAGCCGGACGCGGGTGACGACGGGAAGGATTCCGACGCCGACCCGGGCACCGGGTGCACTCCGGTGGTGAAGCTCGGTCCGGGTGCCCGCGAGAACCCGACCCTGGACGCGGGTCTGGTCGAACCCAGGAACCGCCTCGGCGACTTCGTGTGGAAGGACGTCAACGGGAACGGGTTGCAGGACGCGGGTGAGCCGGGTGTGCCGGACGTGCCGGTCGTCTTGAAGGACGGTTCGGGCAAGCAGCTGGCCACGACGAAGACCGACGGTGGCGGGAAGTACCTGTTCGACAACCTGTCCGACGGGTCGTACCAGGTGTGCTTCGACATCGCGCACCTGCCGGCACCGGTGGCCGACTACAAGCTGACCAAGGCCGGCGCCGGGGACGACGGAAAGGACTCGGACGCCGACCCGGCGACCGGGTGCACGCCGGTCGTGAAGCTCGGCCTGGGTGCCCGCGAGAACCTGACTCTGGACGCGGGCCTGGTTTCGCCGCCGAACCGCCTCGGCGACTTCGTGTGGGCCGACCTGAACCGCAACGGCTTGCAGGACGCCGGTGAGCCGGGTGTGCCGGACGTGCCGGTGGTGCTGAAGGACGGCAACGGCAAGCAACTCGCCGGCACGAGCACCGGGCCCGACGGGAAGTACTCGTTCGACAACCTGCCGGACGGGTCGTACCAGGTGTGCTTCGACCGTTCGAAGCTGACGGGCAAGTACGCCGGCCGGCAGTGGACCAAGCCGGACGCCGGGGACGACACCAAGGACTCCGACGCCGGCCTGGCGACCGGGTGCACGCCGGTGGTCACCCTCGGCGTGGGCAAGCGGGAGAACCTCACCCTCGACGCGGGCCTGGCCGAACCCACAAACCGCATCGGCGACTTCGTGTGGCTCGACCGCAACGGCAACGGACTGCAGGACCCGGGTGAGCCGGGCGTGCCGGACGTGCCGGTGGTGCTGAAGGACGGCACCGGCAAGCAGCTGGCGTCCACGAAGACCGACAGCGGCGGGAAGTACCTGTTCGACAACCTTCCCGACGGCGGGTACAAGGTCTGCTTCGACACCGGCGGCCGCAAGCTGACCCAGCCGGACGTGGGCACCGACGACACGCGGGACTCCGACGCCCAGCCGTCCGACGGGTGCACCCCGGTGCTCTCCGTCGGCCCGGCGAAGCGCGAAGACCTGGGTGCGGACGCCGGTCTGCTTGCCGCCCCGGCCCCGGCTCCGGTCACCCCGCCGAAGAAGGGCCCGTTGGCCAGCACCGGTTTCCCGGGGTTCTGGCTCCTGGGCCTCGGCGGTCTGGCCGTGGCCGCCGGCATCGCGGCGCTGCTGGCCGCGCGCCGGGCTCGCCGGAGCTGA